From Parasteatoda tepidariorum isolate YZ-2023 chromosome 1, CAS_Ptep_4.0, whole genome shotgun sequence, one genomic window encodes:
- the LOC107441838 gene encoding uncharacterized protein — MRMRTSRHKGAAGLIILNLLLTGSFTRLYCVVKLPITVRAMAEYFNVDEKRFLLAYSAKANNITDTIFNGILDHIYYNVIFNKVGTIDIVLKVIKELKLDLWSMFKEKLPEEKGFSHGSLLRNPEAFIRITEAGASNGSSKAIHPVYLWLFLVKFLNYEDYATWMRNWNVISRDPLNFRALQLLNVYMRFNCIPYKSAELEMAVRVLWSSIPDPLLTSTDVFRLFEEIDLIRYQKVNNIWQWYCNLVNYEGTSVRRPRSLKHLSRCFIRNRLRVNFKLPEGVEELGIPKHVQKYLLLRDFYKIE; from the exons ATGCGAATGCGTACTAGCAGGCATAAGGGTGCAGCTggtttaataatattgaatctATTACTAACTGGAAGTTTTACCAGGCTATACTGTGTCGTAAAATTACCTATCACAGTTCGAGCAATGGCGGAATATTTTAACGTTGACGAAAAACGCTTTCTTCTTGCATATAGTGCTAAAGCTAATAACATTACAGATACTATATTTAATGGCATATTGgatcatatttattataatgtgaTATTTAATAAAGTCGGGACTATTGATATTGTCTTAAAAGTGATCAAGGAACTTAAATTGGATCTCTGGTCTATGTTCAAGGAAAAACTTCCAGAAGAAAAAGGCTTTTCTCACGGTAGTCTTTTAAGAAATCCCGAAGCATTCATCAGAATAACAGAAGCAGGAGCCTCTAACGGATCATCAAAAGCAATTCACCCAGTATATCTGTGGCTCTTCCTtgtaaa gtttttaaattatgaagacTACGCTACGTGGATGAGAAATTGGAATGTTATTTCTAGAGATCCTCTCAACTTCCGTGCACTTCAGCTTCTGAATGTATATATGAGGTTCAATTGCATCCCCTATAAATCAGCAGAGCTCGAAATGGCCGTGCGAGTGCTCTGGAGCTCCATCCCAGATCCACTTTTGACGTCGACCGATGTTTTTAGGCTTTTTGAAGAGATCGATCTTATACGTTATCAGAAGGTGAACAACATATGGCAATGGTACTGCAATCTAGTGAATTATGAAGGAACTTCTGTAAGGCGTCCAAGATCTCTTAAGCACCTTTCAAGATGCTTCATCAGAAACCGATTAAGAGTCAACTTTAAGTTGCCCGAAGGAGTGGAGGAACTAGGCATTCCCAAACATGTCCAGAAGTATTTACTTTTGAGAGATTTTTACAAGATAGAATGA